In Kryptolebias marmoratus isolate JLee-2015 linkage group LG22, ASM164957v2, whole genome shotgun sequence, a single window of DNA contains:
- the LOC108243686 gene encoding protein FAM161A, producing the protein MHRSPALENEELMALYRAEEDSFFEKDEDCISEENELESECDEEARGGRGPRSSLSLEIHGLQREEQVYFSNQEYYRRLEELKSNHLRNMADLERMYISQGKDGRGGDDDRGLRGWTSKEEKQPFSHFDRKCSDSLFGSGPTRKLQRINSQEELDFHDTSSGSDQSEPCVEELSWTFSQDQTFERDILFSPEQLMAKRNFRFQSKPKPQGRASHQTGARVQSNSKVTVPRPFQMMLREEERKRHRVRTRSEVELENTLLRRELEELRECQKKFRASPAPAHIHLPLYEIISRRPRGRNGGDHFRERSHEVSLKPFPFLERERRKREAKIAAELGKFAQREERQAFKARALPSSVYGNRHGANTRSPSLQHQLQTVFIMEREATEGQSDQSCDLELDVQQSDSSTDFSRPQRPSSSKSVKKQIEVSIEMVKERK; encoded by the exons ATGCATCGATCGCCTGCTCTGGAAAACGAGGAGCTGATGGCTCTGTACAGAGCAGAGGAAGACAGTTTCTTTGAGAAGGATGAAGACTGCATCAGCGAG GAGAACGAGCTGGAGTCAGAGTGCGACGAGGAGGCGAGGGGCGGCAGAGGCCCCCGCAGCTCCCTGTCCCTGGAAATCCATGGCCTGCAGAGGGAGGAGCAGGTCTACTTCTCCAACCAAGAGTACTACAGGAgactggaggagctgaagagcaaCCACCTGAGGAACATGGCCGACCTTGAGAGGATGTACATCAGCCAGGGAAAGGACGGGCGCGGCGGGGACGACGACAGAGGCCTGCGAGGGTGGACTAGCAAAGAGGAGAAGCAGCCTTTCAG TCATTTTGACAGGAAGTGCAGTGACTCCCTCTTTGGCAGTGGCCCCACCAGGAAGCTGCAGAGGATCAATTCCCAAGAAGAACTGGACTTCCATGACACGTCAAGTGGTTCGGACCAGTCAGAACCCTGTGTAGAGGAGCTGAGCTGgaccttcagtcaggatcagaCCTTTGAGAG agacATCCTGTTCAGTCCAGAACAGCTGATGGCCAAGAGGAACTTTAGATTCCAgtcaaaaccaaaaccacaagGACGAGCGTCCCATCAGACGGGTGCCAGAGTGCAGTCCAACTCCAAAGTCACTGTGCCCAGACCCTTCCAGATGATGctaagagaggaggagaggaagaggcaCAGGGTTAGGACGCGCTCCGAGGTTGAGCTGGAGAACACGCTGCTGAGGCgagagctggaggagctcagagagtgTCAGAAAAAGTTCAGAGCCTCGCCCGCTCCGGCTCACATTCACCTGCCTCTTTACGAAATCATCAGCCGTCGCCCCAGAGGCAGAAACGGCGGCGACCATTTCAGAGAGAGGAGCCACGAAGTCTCACTGAAACCTTTCCCCTTCCTGGAAAGAGAGCGGAGAAAGAGGGAGGCCAAGATCGCAGCCGAACTGGGGAAGTTCGCTCAGCGAGAGGAGCGGCAGGCCTTCAAGGCCAGGGCCCTGCCGAGCTCGGTGTATGGGAACAGACACGGGGCAAACACCAGGAGCCCGAGCCTCCAGCACCAACTTCAAACCGTTTTTATCATGGAGAGGGAAGCTACAGAGGGCCAGAGTGATCAAAGCTGCGACCTGGAGCTGGACGTCCAGCAGTCAGACAGCTCCACCGACTTCAGCAGGCCTCAGAGACCTTCATCCTCCAAGTCAGTGAAGAAGCAGATAGAGGTGTCCATCGAGATGGTGAAGGAGAGGAAGTAG